Proteins from a genomic interval of Gemmatimonadales bacterium:
- a CDS encoding HisA/HisF-related TIM barrel protein, producing the protein MEIIPVLDLAHGVAMHARGGVRSAYQPVRSALLDTARDAPGDARALARAYWRSLGTAACYAADLDAIQGKPIQRSLLHDLAADLAVDGAGGELLVDAGVSTAAGARQVLACGVTAVVVGLETLRSFAELAAIVQAVGTSRVVLSLDLRDGAPILHPALRRDAADSKPPVELAGHAVELGVGTVLILDLARVGAGCGVDLALLDQVRRRCPRTRLLAGGGVRTRNDLERMAGAGCDGALVASALHTGRIGAADVAALRGRRAAVQSAASTSR; encoded by the coding sequence ATGGAAATCATACCGGTGCTCGACCTGGCGCATGGTGTCGCGATGCATGCGCGGGGCGGCGTCCGCTCGGCGTACCAGCCGGTGCGGTCGGCGCTACTCGACACGGCCCGCGATGCGCCGGGCGATGCGCGCGCGCTGGCGCGGGCGTACTGGCGCTCGCTTGGCACGGCGGCGTGCTATGCCGCCGATCTCGACGCCATTCAAGGGAAACCGATCCAGCGCTCGTTGCTCCACGACCTGGCCGCCGATCTGGCCGTGGACGGCGCGGGCGGCGAGCTGCTGGTGGATGCCGGTGTGAGCACCGCGGCGGGTGCGCGCCAGGTGCTCGCATGCGGTGTGACGGCTGTCGTGGTGGGTCTCGAAACCCTCCGCTCGTTCGCGGAGCTCGCCGCCATCGTCCAGGCCGTCGGCACATCACGCGTTGTCCTGAGTCTGGACCTCCGGGACGGCGCGCCGATTCTCCATCCGGCACTGCGCCGGGACGCTGCCGACTCCAAGCCGCCCGTCGAGCTCGCGGGCCACGCGGTCGAGCTCGGCGTCGGCACGGTGCTCATTCTCGATCTCGCGCGAGTGGGCGCGGGGTGCGGCGTCGATCTCGCGCTGCTCGACCAGGTGCGCCGGCGTTGTCCGCGCACGCGGCTCCTGGCCGGCGGCGGCGTGCGCACGCGAAATGATCTGGAGCGGATGGCCGGCGCCGGGTGCGATGGTGCGCTCGTGGCCAGCGCGCTGCACACCGGCCGGATCGGCGCAGCCGACGTGGCGGCGCTCCGCGGCCGGCGTGCGGCGGTTCAGTCGGCGGCGAGCACCTCGCGGTAG
- a CDS encoding hydantoinase/oxoprolinase family protein, whose product MDRIIGWDIGGVNTKAACVARDTPLRSLVAPFEIQRDPAGLAPLLVEVSARLGAGPGTHHAVTMTAELSQHFRTKREGVRFVLTALDAVATAERIHVYGTDGQFRQPADARDCPLAVAASNWVAGAAFIATEIADCIFIDTGTTTTDVIPVVGGAVSATGRTDPARLASGELVYTGALRTPVEAIVSRVPFRSGLARVSAERFALAGDVHLWLGRLAPEDYTVPAPDGRPATREFVRERLARVICADRDMVCDSDIDALAAAVAEAQVGMLQDAIGEVRARVPELRLAVTAGLGEFIAAEAARRSGLEVESLGARLGMDAARAAPAAAVALLLARSRTVAA is encoded by the coding sequence ATGGATCGGATCATCGGGTGGGACATCGGCGGCGTCAACACCAAGGCGGCATGTGTCGCGCGGGACACACCGCTCCGATCGCTGGTGGCGCCGTTCGAGATCCAGCGCGACCCCGCCGGCCTCGCGCCCCTTCTGGTCGAGGTGTCGGCGCGGCTGGGCGCGGGGCCCGGCACCCACCACGCGGTGACCATGACGGCCGAGTTGTCGCAGCATTTCCGGACCAAGCGCGAGGGCGTCCGGTTCGTGCTCACGGCGCTCGATGCCGTAGCGACAGCGGAGCGGATTCACGTCTACGGTACCGACGGGCAGTTTCGCCAGCCGGCGGATGCGCGCGACTGTCCGCTCGCCGTGGCCGCCTCCAACTGGGTGGCAGGCGCGGCATTCATCGCTACCGAAATTGCCGACTGCATTTTCATCGATACCGGCACCACCACGACGGACGTCATCCCGGTCGTCGGCGGAGCCGTCTCCGCCACGGGCCGAACCGATCCCGCGCGACTCGCATCCGGCGAGCTCGTCTATACCGGCGCGCTCCGCACGCCGGTCGAAGCGATCGTGTCGCGGGTGCCTTTCCGCAGCGGGCTAGCGAGGGTCTCTGCCGAAAGATTCGCCCTCGCCGGCGATGTCCACCTCTGGCTCGGCCGGCTCGCGCCCGAGGACTACACCGTGCCGGCGCCCGATGGCCGCCCGGCCACGCGCGAATTCGTCCGCGAGCGCCTCGCGCGGGTGATCTGCGCCGACCGCGATATGGTGTGCGACAGCGACATCGACGCGCTCGCGGCCGCGGTGGCCGAGGCCCAGGTGGGAATGCTCCAGGACGCGATCGGTGAGGTGCGGGCGCGCGTGCCCGAGCTGCGCCTCGCCGTGACGGCCGGCTTGGGTGAGTTCATCGCCGCCGAAGCGGCGCGGCGCTCCGGGCTCGAGGTGGAATCGCTTGGCGCGCGGCTCGGCATGGACGCCGCACGCGCGGCGCCCGCCGCCGCCGTGGCCTTGCTCCTCGCCCGCTCGCGAACGGTCGCCGCGTGA